ctttgtcttgttctgatcttagaggaaatgctgtcagcttttcatcattgagtatgatgttagctgtggacttaCCATAtctggcctttgttatgttgagagatgttccctctatatccactttctggagagttttgatcataaatgaatgttgagtagtgtcaaaagcttttttgcctctattgagatgatcatatgatttttattcaacTTGTTATGTGATGTATTGCATTGATTTGCAGGTATTGAACCATCCTttcattcctgagataaatcctacttacatggtgtatgatccttctaatgtattgttagattcaatttgctaatattttgttgaggatttttgactctatgttcatcagtgatactggcctgtaatttttttctgtaatatctttgtctggttttggtatcagtgcaATGTGGCCTCACAGAACTGTAATAGATCCAGCAGTGTATAGCCCTTAGCATGCAGCCCTTGCTGCACGTTGTTACCCTGCACACTGTTATCAGGCAATGGTTACTGGGAGACTACTAATGCCACTATAACCATCCCGCTCAGCCATTGGTTGGCAGTGCAGTCGGCCCCTCCCCAAAGTGAGCAACTCTCAGTGAGCCACCATTAGTGGGGCCATTTTTTTCCAGCCAACAGTGGGTGGAGTGGTGGTCATCGAGTGgagagtgaggtaagaggcagATCCCAGCCTTTTCCCTCAGGCTGCCTGTTGAGCTGGGGGGGGCagggaacaggctgggggtgtgtcctgcagggctcctgaGCCCTTGCCTAGACAACCCactggccaggcccaggccctgaggtggggtgaaccactcccccatccctgcctctgtgACCCAATGGCAGCAGCAGTTTGCATGGGACACAGTCTGGGGGACCTGGCCCCCACTGTTTGGGTGTCCTGAGGAGCCTGAGGGCCAGTTGGGTCCTGGGTGCCTGGCTCTCTCATCAATGACAGttgggcagggtctggggacctggccctgagggagccaccaactgagatctgcctcttcagccaggcctgggcactggtgggaggacccagactgggtgctggaTGAATGCTCTCAGGCAGGGTAACCAACACCCGCCCACTGCTGCAGGGACCCCTTTCTTTTAGCCAGGCCTGGGCCTTGGAGGGTGAgagttgtgccttgggaccttgccctttctggTCAGGACAGAGAGTAACATTTTTTTGGTGGAGATTTACAGGAACATTGTTACCTGACCATGACgtgacctcaagaacaaaggatctgacaccaagaaaTTTGTAACAGCTAACagcacccctccctcacctttcctataagaaggctttgctgaaagcttttggggagtttgggagtttttcaggcatgagccacccatctccttgcatggccctatAAGAAACCTTTCTCTGAACCAAACTCCAATGTtttggtattgtttggcctcactgggcATTGGGCACACAGACTTGCAGTTCAAtaacagaatgagtttggaagtgctccttcctctgcaattttttgaaacaaTTTGAGAAGTGTAGGTGTTcactcttccctaaatgtttgctagaactcacctgtgaagctgtctagtcctggaattttgtttgctgggagttttttttttttccattattgattcaatttcattcctggtaattggtatgttcatattttctatttcatcctggttcagtcttgggataTCGtacatttctatgaatttgtccatttcttctaggttgtccattttatttgtatatagttATAGTAATCTCTtaagatcctttgtatttctggtattgtttgtaacttcttttttatttctggttttattgatttgggccctctctttttctcttgatgagtctggctaaaactttatcaattttgtttatcttttcaaagaaccacctcttagtttcatctttttttttattgtctttttgtctctAGTTCATTTCTGCtcttatgttttgtgtttttgttttcatttgtctcatatgccagatgttttttgatttcctctttgatttattcagtgatccactggttatttagtagtataCTGTTTAGCCtttacatgtttgtgtttttttcagttttctcatagtgatttctggtttcatagcattgtggtcagaaaagatgctcaatatgatttcagttttcttaaatgtacTGAGAATTGGTTTGCGGCCTGGCATGTGAAtttgtcctggagaatgttccacgtacAGTTGAAAAgcatatgtattctgctgcttttggatggaatgccctgtAGATATCTGTTAAGTCTACTTGGTCATTTAAGGCTAgtgtttccttcttgattttctgtctagatgatctgtccattgatataagtggggtgttaaaatcccctactattattgtgttatggtcaatttctccctttatctcTGCTAATATTAGCTTtacatatttaggtgctcctatgttgggtacatatgtatttacaattgttatatcttcttcttggattgatcccttgatcattatgtactgtccttctttgtctcttgttacagtctttgttttaaagtctgctttgtctTAGAGTCTACTTTGTCTggtataagtattgctaccttgtctttcttttcatttctatttacatGGTATACCTTTTTCtgtcctctcactttcagtctgtgtgtgtctttagatctgaagagAGTTTCTTgtagattgcatatatatgagtattgtttttgtatcttcagtcactctgtcttttgattagaaCCTTTATTCcagttacatttaaagtaattactgattgATATGTACTTAcagccattttattaattgtttcagtattgtttttgtagttattttgttcctttcttcttttctctcttcccttgttgtttgatgactgtctttagtgttatgttcagatttctttctcttttgtgtgtgtgtatctattatggattttggttttttggttaccatgaggtttatatataggaatataaatatgtgattatttaagtggctgatctcttaatttcaaatgcattttaacaaccctgcattttacTCCTCCCCCCTCACGATTACTgtttttttgacatcatattttacatctaatttttTCATGTATCCCTTTACTGCTTATTGCAGATCTAGGCAATTTTACCACTTTTAACCTTCCTATTAGCTTTGTATGTGCTTGATCTTACTACCCTtattgtatatttgcctttaccagtgagctttttccttttgtaatttccATGTTTCTGGttgtggtttttcttgttttgcttagagaagtcccttttaacatttcttgtaaagctgctTCAGTGGTGCTAAACTTTtctagcttttgcttatctgtaaaacttttgatacCTCTTTCAAATCTGAAGGTAAGCCTTGccaagtagagtattcttggccaTAGGgttttccatttcatcactttaaatatactacAACACatccttctggcctgaagagtttctgctgaaaagtcagctgttagTCTACGGGAAGTTCTCTTATATGCAACTTGTAGCTTTTCTCTTGCTtgtaatattctctctttatctttaatttttgacattttaatttcatttaacttGGTGGAGTCCTCCctgggttgatcctgtttgagactctctgtgcctcctggacctggatgtctgtttcctctcCCAGGTAGGGAGGTTTTCATCTATTACATCTTCCAGTATATTCTCTgatgctttttctcttctccttctgggacccctataatgtgaatgttaataTGCTTGGTGGTGTTCCAGAGATCCCTTAAAGTgtcctaatttcttttcttctgttcagcCTCAGTGATTTCTGTTACTCTGTCTTCTagctcactgatctgttcctctgtatcatctgacctactgttgattccttctagtgtattttcacTTGTTACTGTATTCTCCAGCTCTGTTTGGTCCTTCTCTATATCTTCTTACTCTTTGTTTAACTTCTCACTATTTccctccattcttctcccaagttctttgttcatctttatgaccattacctTGAATTCTTTATTGTGTAGATTGCCTTTCTCCACTtaattcttcttctggggttttatactgttccttcatttggaacgtgttcctttgtttcctcattttgtctaatttgttgtttgtttatttcagatctttattggagtataatagttttacactgttgtgcctgtttctgctgtacaacaaagtgaatcagctgtattcatacatatatccccatatcccctccctcttgagcctccctcctaccctccttatcccacccctctaggtcatcaccagtcattgagttgatctccctgtgttatgcagctgcttcccactagccatctattttatatttggtagtgtgtatatatcaatgctaccCTCTCTCTGTATCTGGTTGGTTGATAACATTTCCTGACTTTGGAGAAGTAGCTTTTTGTAGGGGACATCCTATGCCTCCCAGCATTGTACTACCCTGTGGTCACCAGATCTATATGCTCTAGTGGTGCCCCCACGTGGGCTGTGTGGGTCCTTATGTTGTGGTGGGCTGATTActgtgggtggtctggtaggTGGGGCTGGTCCCTGGTCTaattggttgccaggccctgctttGTATGGAGGCTGCCAGCTGCTGGTTGCAGGGTTGGGTCATGAAGCAGCTGGCTGTGGAACCCTGAAGAAGGGGAACCTGGGGCTAGTGCTTGTTcactgatgggcagagctgggttcTGGACTGGGTGGTTGTGGGGCTGAGGTTTCCAGTTCTAGTGTCAGTCTGCTGATAGGTGGGGTCAGTTCCTGATACAACTGATTGTGGGTTCTGGAATGTCCCAGAGTTGCTGCTGGCCCATTGGTGAATGGGGCTGGACCCCAAGGTGGCTGAGGGGGTTTAAGGTGTCCTGGAGCTGGtattggcctgctggtgggtggggctgtggtcAAGAGGGTgctggggctagtgctggcttaCTGGTGGGTGGAATTGCATCTTGGAGTCTCTGACTTCAGGGCCCTGGGGGTCACAAAGCTGGTGTCAACACACTGGTGGGTGGGATTGGGTCCTAGGGCTGCTGGATGAGGGTCCCAAGGTATCCCAGAGGTGGTGTCCACCTGCTGTTAGGCAGGGTTGGGGCCCAGGGTATCCTGGGGCTGGTGCTCACCCACTGGTGGGTGCAGCCAGGTCTTAGGGCTAGTGTTGATCTACTGGCTGGCAGAACCAGGTCCTGGGTTCTCTGGCTTCAGGGCCCAGGGGACCCAGAGATGTTGTCAGGCTGTTGTCGAGTGGGGCTGGGTCCCAGAGTGTCCTGGGGATAGTGCTGGTTCACTGGTGGATACAGCTGTGTACTGAGATTTTTGACTACAGGGTCCTGGTTCCTAGAGTTAACTGGTAtaagcctgctggtgggtggggcagcTCCCTGACATAGCTGGCTACAGCATCTGGGGTGTCTCAGAGCTTGTTTTGAcctgctggtaggtggggctggaTCCCTGAATGGCTGACTGAGTGATCTAAGGTGTCTCACAGCTGGTGTTGGCCTGTTGGTAGGTGGTCCCTGAGCCCAGGTGATCTTGGGGCTGGTGCTAACCTGCTGGTGAGTGGGCTGGGTCCTGCCATGGCAGGCTGTGGGGCACTggtggtcctggggctggtgtctgCCCACTTGTTTGTGAGGCCAGGGCTCAGGGGTCTTGAGGATGTccactggtgggtgaggctggtccccAGGCTAGTGCTGGTTCattggtgggtggggccagggcccAGGGTGTCCTGAGGCTGGTTCTTTCCCATGGTAGGCAAAACTGGGTCCTGGGATCTCtgcctgcagggccctgggggtcctggggctagtgctggtgcactggtgtgtggggccaAGCCCTGGGCCCCTGGTGGACAGTGCTGCATCCCGGTGCAGCTGTGGGCTCGGGGGGTCTTAAGGCAGTGTGCCTGCTGGTAGGTGCGGCTGTTTCCCCACCTGgctagttgcttggcctgaggcatttCAGCACAGGTGCTGATGGGCTGGTGGGCAGGTCTGGGTCCTGGCACTAATAAGCTGgaaggaggattccaaaatggcactCGCCAGCGCCAGCGTCCATATGGTAGAACACGCTCCTCAAATAGTTGCCGCCAGCATCTTGTCCCCAGAGTCCAGTTGCTCCTGTCTCTCCAGAggttctccaagatcagcaggtgggtctCACCCAGGTTCCTTTCAAGtgactgcttctgccctgggtcctggagaTTTTGTGTGGGCCCTTTAAGAGTGGcatctcaggcttccctggtggtgcagtggttaagaatccacctgccaatgcaggggacatgggttcgacccctgggctgggaagatcccaaatgccgcagagcaactaaacctgtgtgccacaaatactgagcctacactctagagcctgcgagccacaactactgaagcccgtgcgcctagagcccatgctctgcaataagagaagccacagcaatgagaagcccacgcacagcaatgaagacccaatacagcaaataaataagtaaataagtaaataaataaatggagagtggCATCTCTATTTCCCACAGTCTTCTGTCTCTCCCAAAATtaaccccactggccttcaaagccaaacattgtgggggctcatcttcctggtgcaggatcCCTGGTCTGAGGAGCTCCATGAGGGCCTCAGATCCATTGCCCCTTTGGGAGAACCTCTACAACTGTAATTAGCCCCCCACTTGTGTGTTGCCCACCTGGGGGACTGGGTCTTGCCTGTACTGTGACTCTGCCCCTCTTACCTGTCTCCCTGTGGTTCCTTGTTTGTAACTTTAATTGTAGATGATCTTTTCTGCTAGATTCTGGTCTCATTGATAGTTACTCTCTAAATAGTTGTAATCTTGATGTGCCCATGAGAGGAGGTAAATTCAGGGTCTTcctgctccaccatcttggccaagTCAagctctcagaatttttttttttttaatttcaattttttttttaaattttatttttggctgcgttgagtcttcgttgctgtacgggctttctctagttatggtgagcaggtgctactcttcattgtggtgcacagacttccattgcggtgacttctcttgttgcagagcatgggatctaggcatgtgggctcacttgttgtggctcacgggccctagagcacaggctcagtagttgtggtgcacgggtttagctgctgtgtggcatgtgggatcttcccggaccagggctcgaacccatgtcccctgcattgagaagcagatttttaaccactgagccaccagggaagtcctgccattttttgtttttttttttaagtaactctTTTTGTAAGTTTGCTGAGTTGTTTTCAAAAAACATTAGAGATAAAACCTGTGAGAATTTGAATCCCTAAtgaatgctttcttttcctttcctacttAGATATGGTGAGAAAAATCATCCATTTACAGTTGCTTCTTTCAAAGGCAGATGGGAGGAATGGGAATTATCCCAACAAGTCAGTGATGCTGTCAATAGGGCTGTGTTAGACTACTCTGGCACTTCCTCGGATGAAGAGAGTTGCAACAAAGAACCTCAGATGATTCCTAAAGTCAGCAATCCAAAGAGTATTTATCAGGTACAGTGTTCTCCATTTCTCCTCTGtacattttttcctattctgtagTTTATTCTGTAGTTTATTCTATAGTTCATCCTGATTCTAAAAAAGAGTATGCTCACtgtaaaagcaaagaaataattgGAACACATGGAAAAAAGATTAAACTCACAATAATAATATTCTggcaaaactttttctttttttccttccttctctctctttattcCCTCTACTAGGCTGAGTGCTCAGAATATACATCATCTTTTCTAGTCCGATTTCTGCATATAGTATTTGAACATACATAAATTTCCTTTCACCTAAGTTCCTTCAGAATTAGATATTAAAATTAGTAGATGTTTTTAACAATAGAAAATAACACCTCCCGTAGAGCATTTGGGAAATAACACACTACCTGTAGAACATTAAATAATGATCAAAGATCTGCCATTCCACCACCAGAgcagtttttctaaaaaaaagaaaaatttgtttttttaaccacagTCATGGTCATAGAAAGATAGGCATATTTATGTACTGGAAATAGGTTTCACGAAATAACacacttggcacagtgcctgaaaACTTTGTTAAATTAAATTGACATCACCTAAATTGGCTTTATGACTCACTAATGGTGGCAACTCACAGATTTGGGGAGAATCTCTGATGCTTTGTAtgtatgtaatttttgttttgttaatcaCTAATGTATTGACATGTTAAAGCAATTTaagtatttaacattttaagtcaTTTGCTTACCTTATAGTTTATTTAGCTAATTATCATTGGCAGACATCTAGGTTGTCTTCACATTGTTGTGATATTAAAAAAGCTAATTTTTACAGAGATGTCAGAATTCTAAGTTATTTCTGGAGATCAGATTCTCAGACATGTAATTATTGGGGCATTGGGTATGGATATTTTACGGGTTCTGAAAACATGGCAAAGCACTTTCTAGAAAGACATCTTTGTAGTCTTACCAGGTCTATGTGAAAGTGTTAATCATTTTTCCTAAAATTGGGTATTCTCattgaaaaatgtaatttttagtaattatattattaattaaattaaacgAAACAAAAACTCCATGTACCTAAATGTTGTAGGTACTTACTGCCTTATgaattttttctccttcactcaTTTATCATTAGAGGTCCTAATGTGGTGTTATAGGCTTTTCAAAGGTTAGGAATGTTTTAACCCCTTATCATATTACTGGCAAATTTTTTCCTCCTAGCTTGTTTAGTTTTCTAAACCATATATGTAGTCTATACTTAGTTCTATatgtataaaagtttaaaattatgtcataaaatatttgctcttaattctatttttatagaaTTTCTAGTTTTAGAAAGATCTTCATCTAGGGATCAGATCTGTAGTCAGCTATATTCTTCTAGAGCAACGTCCTTTCAAAATGTGGTCTGCACAACATTCGTACTGGTTATCTGGGATGTTTAAGATGGGTGTTTCTAGACCTCAACCCCAGAGATTATGATTAGATAGTTTTGGGTTGAGTGAGGTGGGGATCAAGTAGGGGAGAACACAGGAATATATACAAatttgaataaagttttatttttttatttttttactttttggctgcattgggcctttgttgctgtgcatgggctttctctagttgcagcgagtggggccttctctttgttgcagtgcacagctttctcattgcagtgtcttctcttgctgcCGAGCATGGGGTCCagatgcgtgggcttcactagttgcagcatgtggggtcagtagttgtggcatatgggcttagttgctctgcggcatgtgggatcctgcattggcaggtggattcttaaccactgggccactagggaagtccctgaataaatttaaaaatttttagttttaaaaagtctTGGTTGGACTAAAGAATTTTGTTAAAAGATAGGAAGTGACTTCTTACCCTCCAATGTGAGTCAATTTTCTGAAGATAGTGGTCTACTTTGATTTCCATTCACTTGTATTTCCTATGTTTTTGAAAGGTTTAACCTGTGAGTTATGGATTCATATTTAATCCTTAGAGCTGGCTTATTAGTTTACAGAAAATCATCacaatcctctttttttttttctccccaggttGAAAACTTGAAACAGCCATTTCAATCTTGGTTCCAAATCCCCCGCAAAAAGAATATGGGGGATGGGCGGATGGGCCTCCTGGGAAATGCTTACCGTGTGTTGCATAAGATCCCCAAGGGTCACAGGCCTGCTGTGGGACACCGGGTGGACAGGTTCCACTGGGTCAACACACACCGATAGTGCGGTGGCTGGGCCCTCTCGGGGCAGAGCTCCACGGACCCACTTTATTttctatgaaacaaaaatgagTCTACGCTTGAGAGgcccaggaaacagaaaaaaataaccacattAGGGACCAGGATGCATGCTGGTGAATCCTCTCTTGCAGATCATGACTATGTTCTTAGCTgtacttttaattctttaattttatatgaagTTTTATGTGACACTAATGAATGTACCCAATAAGGTGATAGAATGAAGATACTGACCTGTGATAAGATTCAATGAATTATGAAAAGTAACAGTTTAAATAAACGTGCTGTGTTTTTAATACCTTCCTAGCTGAGTTTGTTGcaagaaagttttaaaagttcttgtttttcattagccattaaaaaaaaaaagtagaccttTCTTTAGGGACCAGTGATCCTCATAATATTCTGGTTCTACTTTATTACCTGCCATTACTGTTCTATTCCATAAGCTCACTAAGAGCttatttgaaaattact
The genomic region above belongs to Hippopotamus amphibius kiboko isolate mHipAmp2 chromosome 9, mHipAmp2.hap2, whole genome shotgun sequence and contains:
- the BTG4 gene encoding protein BTG4, whose protein sequence is MRDEIATTVFFVTRLAKKHDKLSKQQIEDFAEKLTTILFETYRSHWHSDHPSKGQAFRCIRINNNQNKDPILERACAESNVDFSHLGLPKEMTIWVDPFEVCCRYGEKNHPFTVASFKGRWEEWELSQQVSDAVNRAVLDYSGTSSDEESCNKEPQMIPKVSNPKSIYQVENLKQPFQSWFQIPRKKNMGDGRMGLLGNAYRVLHKIPKGHRPAVGHRVDRFHWVNTHR